In Cataglyphis hispanica isolate Lineage 1 chromosome 10, ULB_Chis1_1.0, whole genome shotgun sequence, a genomic segment contains:
- the LOC126852539 gene encoding mRNA-capping enzyme produces MSNESRGPVPPRWLHCPRKAMRLIQGKFLAFKTPLSSAYDNQVPEECRFNVDMFFANLKSQKIKMGLWIDLTNTTRFYDKKTIDNYGCKYLKLQCRGHGETPSEEQTHTFVQVCRNFIAHNPLEIIGVHCTHGFNRTGFLIISYLVEIDGSSVDAALAEFATVRPPGIYKDDYIKELYRRYDDVEDAPPPPPRPSWCLECDDSNIEDTDEGPSTENENSCYEEGQGKKRRREFNNKNPVFMSGVPGVTPILEKMRLSGIQKRVQEICGWKSTGFPGSQPVSMDVDNLMLLHTKPYRVSWKADGTRYMMLVQGDGEVYFIDRDNSVFEVNGLKFPHVRDINRCLRDTLMDGEMVIDKDKGKDIPRYLVYDVIMYDGQDVSKLMFHPDRYSIIENKIIAGRLKAMKEGRLLKEREPFSVRVKYFWDVTLSKDLLGEKFAKQLSHEPDGLIFQPAKEKYCTGVSPEVLKWKPLSLNSVDFRLKIVTETGVGILPRKVGHLYVGGLKTPYGVLPKLTKQLKELDNAIIECKFDSGQWIFMRQRIDKSFPNSHSTADSVYKSINKPVTKERLLEFIEKYRFVQDDSDLMPPPNKRPR; encoded by the exons ATGTCAAACGAAAGTAGAGGACCTGTTCCACCTCGTTGGCTCCACTGTCCGCGCAAAGCGATGAGGCTGATACAAGGCAAGTTTTTAGCCTTCAAGACACCACTGTCCTCGGCTTATGATAACCAAGTGCCCGAGGAATGTCGCTTCAATGTGGATATGTTCTTTGCAAATTTGAAGAgccaaaaaataaagatgggTCTTTGGATAGATTTAACGAACACGACGAGATTTTACGATAAGAAGACTATAGATAATTACggttgcaaatatttaaaattgcaatgcaGAGGTCACGGTGAGACTCCATCGGAGGAGCAAACCCATACCTTTGTACAGGTATGCAGGAACTTTATTGCGCACAATCCACTGGAGATCATCGGTGTGCATTGCACGCATGGTTTTAATAGAACTGGATTTCTCATAATCAGTTACTTAGTGGAAATAGATGGTAGCAGCGTTGATGCTGCGTTAGCTGAATTTGCCACTGTGAGACCTCCTGGAATTTATAAAGACGATTATATAAAGGAGTTGTATAGGCGGTATGACGATGTAGAGGATGCTCCTCCTCCACCACCAAGACCGTCTTGGTGTTTGGAATGCGACGATTCGAACATTGAGGATACGGATGAGGGACCGAGcacagaaaatgaaaattcatgTTATGAGGAAGGGCAAGGCAAGAAAAGGAGAcgtgaatttaataataagaatccGGTATTTATGTCAGGTGTGCCTGGTGTTACAcctattttagagaaaatgaGACTGTCAGGAATTCAAAAGCGAGTTCAAGAAATTTGTGGCTGGAAGTCTACAGGATTTCCCGGTTCCCAACCTGTATCCATGGATgttgataatttaatgttattgcaCACAAAGCCATATAGAGTATCCTGGAAGGCAGATGGCACAag GTACATGATGCTAGTACAAGGAGACGGAGAAGTATATTTCATAGACAGAGATAATAGCGTTTTTGAAGTAAATGGATTGAAATTTCCTCATGTACGAGACATAAATAGATGTTTGAGAGATACTCTAATGGATGGT gAAATGGTGATCGATAAAGACAAGGGCAAGGATATTCCTAGATATTTAGTATATGACGTAATTATGTATGATGGACAAGACGTTAGTAAACTAATGTTTCATCCCGATCGTTATTCcattatcgaaaataaaataattgccgGTAGGCTGAAAGCTATGAAGGAGGGACGATTATTGAAGGAACGAGAACCCTTCTCAGTgcgagtaaaatatttttgggaTGTAACGTTAAGCAAAGATTTATTGGGCGAGAAATTCGCTAAACAGCTCTCTCACGAACCAGACGGTTTGATATTTCAGCCCGCcaaggaaaaatattgtacggGAGTATCGCCGGAGGTTTTAAAATGGAAACCGCTATCATTGAATTCTGTCGATTTTCGACTCAAAATTGTTACGGAAACGGGTGTAGGAATATTGCCGCGAAAAGTCGGGCATCTTTATGTGGGTGGATTGAAGACACCGTATGGCGTGCTTCCAAAGCTTACTAAGCAACTCAAAGAGTTGGACAATGCGATTATTGAATGTAAATTTGACAGTGGTCAATGGATCTTCATGCGTCAACGAATTGACAAATCATTTCCTAATTCACATAGTACCGCCGATTCTGTATACAAAAGTATTAACAAGCCCGTTACAAAAGAGCGACTTTTGgaatttatcgagaaatacAGATTTGTACAGGATGATTCGGATCTTATGCCACCGCCAAACAAAAGACCtagataa